The region tgggacccgggttcgagtctccgcctgggtcacatgtgtgtggagtttgcatgttctccccatgtcatcgtggggtttcctccgggtactccggtttccccccgaaaacatgctgaggctaattggagttactaaattgctcataggtgtgcatgtgtgagtgaatggtgtgtgagtgtgccctacgatgggctggccccccatcctgggttgttccctgcctcgtgcccattgcttaggctccgcccccccaccccctgcgacccagtaggataagcggtttggaaaatggatggatggaagttcacAACATGCAAATAAGCATCTTAGGTTTTGTTATAGACAGATACACCACCTTATAACTGTTCATAGTTGTCTTTTgtgtttgtatattttgtgttttcCCTGTTGTACAAAAATTGTACCGAAGCTTGAACCCAGAACCACATTTCATACTGAACTATGAATATTGTGTACTGTTACATCCCTAGTGCACACCAATACACAGTGTATGACtgtgtttgtttatatatattggGGACCTGGTTCTAATTAGTACTATTTTTATGCTAAAGTctattttattccatttatttctGCTTATTATATTATTTTCCATTTTATGTTCTGTGTTTTCTGTGAATATACAGTATGCACCAATACTGCCAAAACAAATCCCTTACAGGCAGATGTGTGATGGGCAGCAGGGAAAAGCGTCTCACATGCAGGGATAGGAGATCGAGGCTTTAATCGGAGCATGCAAAACTCGTTCAGTCCAggttaaaaagcaaaacaggcagacaGAATCGAAATTGAAAGGCAAATCGGAGATGTTGTGATCGGTCGGATGCGAGAACGGGTGATCGCTTGGGCAGgtgggcaaggagcaggcagacaggcggaatacggggtaacggggatttattcaggAAACTACGGGCTGGAAACATCGGACGAAGACTAACGtcaacgaacatcaatgacagacaatcaactaaggcaagacatggactgaaatagacaggacagaTCAAAAaaaagacacagctgggtacgatcggggaagcacacgtggataatcaggggggcgtggcacacacgaggagcggacgagctgggcgtgacagaacccccccccaaagagggCTCAGGGGAGGCGATGGACAAGACGAGGAGAAACCAGGACCTGgagaacaagaaaaaaaaacattaacgaGGCACTGGGAACAAGAGGACAGAcaaaactgacaaagaggcAGAAGCCAAGACAGGATCTGACACAGGAAGGGAAAGGCAGGCAAACAGATCGGGaaaggggacacggagggaacgaAGGGGACACCGGGGAGCGAGGAGCAGAAACAGGAGGAACCAAGGGACGAGGAACGgggacaggagggacaaagacgggaggaggagcaaacaaaggagggacataGGTAGGAGAGTAGGGAGAGAAGgtgggggaataaaggggagcacgagggagccccagcgggcgacgttTGGCCGTCGGAGGGGAGCTGGAGGCCGGAGCTGGAGGGGGCCTCGGAGGAAGTCGGAGGGAGAGCTAGGgagggggacgagggagctggaggggactctggcgagggcaaggagagggggggagcagcCACAGGTgacgacgtcctccgacgcgcTAAAGcggagggacccgcaggcgactgaTGAGGCACCGGAGCggggagctgggcgtgacaggagACCAGAGAGACAGTGAGGATCAGGCAAGAGTCAACAGCAATCAGAATGGGGCAAGGAAAATGGAAAAGCTGGGGACAGAACAGAATCAGGTACCAGAAGACAGATATCAGACCAAACGTGCAAACTCACAGAAACTGGGAAAATCTTGCACCAAACAGAAATCCAAGGCACGCAAACATAGACCGATTAGGAGCTCAGTCACAGCTGGAAGGGGCGTGGCTATAAAAGACAACCGGTTTTTGGTTGGCAGCAGAGGAGGAACTCATAGGAACCAGTGGAACAGATTTTTCAGGTTGGTGTACTCAGGCAACAGGCACTTCCAGGGAAGCAGGACAGACACATCAGTAAAGGAATCCCAGGGGAGGAACCTTGGTACAAGTGTACCTGGCCaataaagtggaaaaaaaaactaaatctatACCCAAGACAGTATGTTCACCCATCAAAATTTTGAGCCTGACCATCATCATTCTTTTGGCAATGATACTGCATGTTTCCTGGATCGGGGGTCTCCTAAGCTTACTCCAGCCCTCAGTGTAATGATGCTTTACTGAAGCCCCCAAACCACTTTCCTGGCCTCCTTAGTTCCATCAAGGATCTTCGCCTGAGCTTGGCTCTCTGCGACAAGGAGAAGCTCTTCCAGGAGGCTCGTCGGCAGAAGGTCATGCTGGGAATCCAGAAGCTTTTGAAAACAGAGAAGAGTTGCTTCCTCCCCAGCACCCCACAGGAAGTATGTCCCTATGCTCTTATACTGCGTTCCATTTACCTCGCAGGTTGGAACTCGGAACTGGGAACGACGTCACACAGAAATTAACAGTGTTCCAGTCCAGCAAGTCAGCAAGCCATTTAGTAGTTCCTGGGGCCTGTTTAAAAAAGTCAGGATTTTTGCTTTTCTGgataattcaattcaattcaattcaattttatttatatagtgcttttaacaacagtcattgttacaaagcactttacatttaactggccaggataacttgtcggatttaatttACCCGAGTTAAAAtgacctttatctttgttcacttactaTTTAACTCAGACtatcttaaatctgacaagttgtcCGCTTAAGCAAGAAATCGTGCTTAATGAAATGGACCCCAAGTTCTATCCCAGTTAATTGTTAGCCTTTGTTAGCATTATCAGTGGATAAAAGCACATAAAACACCATAGCAAAATATATCCATAGATAGTGGTTGGACAGTACGATTGAGAAGTCTTTGAACTTGACTGAACATGACTTGACTGTCATGAATCAGACAATTTATTGCCATGCAGAATGCTTAGATTAAGACAAGTAAGAAGCAGGTAAAGTCATATGGATTATAGATTtaggttatggttagggttagggttagggttagacttATCTTATAGCTAGTGATGCTGTACTTGGTGTTCTGCTAACTGCTTTTTTGTCCAGGTGCCAGTGATTGCCGTCATGGGGTCCGGAGGTGGGTTCCGGGCCATGGTGGGCTTTGCTGGCGTTATGAAAGCTCTCTTTGAGTCTGGAGTTCTGGACTGTACCACCTACATAGCTGGGCTCTCTGGATCCACCTGGTGAGTGTCATCATATGTGCTTCTGTTTTGGCTTTCATAACATTGTGGTTACTGATGATCTAGATGCTAAATGTCTATAGAAATAGCGTATCTGGATGAAACTTTTTAACGTTTGGCATAGTTCTAAATTACATGATCAGAGATTACAAATACATGAATTTAATCTAACAACTTGTTTTACTTGTCAAAACCATGTAGAGAAATTGACCAAAAAATTCCCATCTGAAAGAAGCTTTTGAATCCTCAGGTACATGTCCACACTGTACTCCCACCCTCATTTTCCAACCAAGAGCCCTGGTGAGATCAACCAGGAGCTGAAGAAGAGTGTGGCCAACTCTCCGATGCGACTGCTGACGCTACAGCACATCAGTCAGTACGTCCACGCGCTGCAGTCCAAGAAGACCGCTGGGCAGCCTGTCACCTTCACAGACGTCTTCGGCATGTTCATTGGGAAGGCACTTATCCCTGGGGTAAGACTAGCCTTCCTCTGAATGTAGAGTTACAGCTGACACACACCCCAGAGCTATATTTCTGCCTGTATTTGCATTTACGCCATGGCGGGCCAGAGGCTGGGCCGTGCAGACACCTTCTGAGGGGCAAGTACTCGTCCGAGGAGCGATCATCATTGAATAGGGGTACTCAAGACCTCAAAAGGGAGGTGCTTTCAATCCCCCAGCtagagtttgcatgatctccttGTATTTCACAGGATTCTTCAAGGTGTTCCACTATCCTCAGTCCAAAGATGTGATGAATTGGTATCTGTAATGTAATGCATTAATGCATGCCATTAAGAAAGGAGAATAGTATAAATATAGATTTTAATAGAGAcctataatattccttcctGTTTGGAAACGGCAAGAATTTCGGTTGTGGCATTGCATAGAGTTGCAGAATTCAGAGCTAAAATTAGAACATTCAGCTAACAGGGATGCTTATTTAGCTTTAAAAATTTGCCAGACAAAGACattcaaaagataaaaatatcaTAGTTTGCGATATATGGTTCATTTTATTTAAGGTATATAAGTTGTGGTTGTCAGGTTGTTGTTTTTAGAGCCTTTTGGGAAACAGGTTTACGATTTTAGAGAGCAGCACCATTTGCTTTGCAGTATATGGACAGGACGCTGAGCCAGATGGCAGAGAAGGTGGATGATGCCCAGAACCCGCTGCCCCTCTTCACCTCTTTGCATGTCAAGCCTGACGTGTCAGCCCTCAGCTTTGCAGGTAGGtgacagtgtgtctgtgtggcttGATAGGGGCTTGGCTGTCACTTTGCTTTTACTCTCCTTTGTCAAAATCAAACAGAACTTTATTACAGTATGGaatgtaatataatgtaatgtttattttattcttgttatggaaaatacatacaatatataaacaaaagtattgggacacttgACCATTAGACCTACGGGAATTTTTATGAGATCCCATTCTCAATCTCTAGGCATCAGTACGGAGTTGGTCCCCCTTTGCTTCTATAGCAGCTGCCACTCGTATGGTAACAcgttccacaagattttggagtgtgtagcaagttttgcccattcatcaaaAAGAGTATTTGTGAAGTCAGGCACTGATGCTGGACATGAAAGCCTGGCTCGCGATCTCTggctctagttcatcccaaaggtgttcgatggggttgaggtcagggctctgtgtggaccaGTCAGGTtttccacaccagactcacccaaccatgtctttatggaccttgctttgtgcactggggcacagtcatgctggagctAAAAAggaccttccttccccaaactgctcccacaacgttggaagcatagaattgtccaacaTGTCTTAGTacactgaagcattaagagttcccttccctGGAGCTAAGGGGCTTAGCCCAGCCCCTGAATAAAACAACTACTTACCATAATCCCTCCTCTGCCAAACTTTACTATTGGCACaaagcagtcaggcaggtaacattaTCCTTGCATCTGTCAAACTTGTCCACAGACTGCccgacagagaagcgtgattcattACTCGCATGCAtgtagctgctcagccatggagatccattccatgaagctcctcaCTATGCATGTCCATGGTGAAATGACCTGTTTTACTCTAGCCCTACCGAAAAATGAAATACATTCAGGTCCTTTAAGTAAGCAAGCACACTGTTTTGCAAAAACGTGCATTCATATGAATTTTGTGttttgcatttcatgtttgGCTGGGCAGACTGGGTGGAATTCAGCCCATATGAGATTGGGATGGTGAAGTATGGAACCTTCATGACCCCTGATCTCTTTGGGAGCAAGTTCTTCATGGGATCAGTGGTGAAGCGTTTTGAGGAAAGCCCCCTTCACTTCCTCATGGGTAGGAGACACGGGGGTTCCTGAAGCACTGGGAGAGATGCTGACTGGGTGGCATCTGAGCACTTCCTCCAACTCCAGGCGGGGGCATGAGGTTCTTCGTTCTTCAGGAGCACTCACCCCTCCCATGTTTCATGGGTTTATCTCATAGGCCCATAAGACGGTTGTACTTTATACTCAAATGAGAGGAAGAGAACAATTAATAGAATCATTCGGATACTTCTGAGAGTTGATGAAAGCAGCCCTTGCTATAGAGACAGGCACTTATTCTACATGATCACTGCTAAGCTTCTCTCAGTCCCATCCATCCAAACATAAAAAACCCTTTGAAAGTGGGTTATGTTTCAAATCACACATATTATAACCTACTGAAATGTGATGATCCTTGACAAATTATCATTAGCTACAGGTATGTTTGGAAATATTTAGCTGCATGCTGAGCTAGGAGGTAAGGACAAGGGCAGGGCTAAACGGAGGACAGAGGGCAGGCACATGGGGAAGGTTCAAAGGGATTGGGATTGGGACAGggaaggcaggcaggacagggcagggcTAAACGGAGGACAgagggcaggcacatgggaaAGGTTCAAAGGGATTGGGATTGGGATTGGGATTGGGACAGggaaggcaggcaggacagAGAAAAGAACACTGAGTACGTTTCATCTGCAGTCAGCCATATGTTAGGCTGACCGTGAGGCGGAACGGGGAGAATCGGAATGGAGCAGGTGTTTCCACTCAGGTGGGGCTGATGCCACTGCATTCTCATGATGGGGGCATGACAGTATGCAGTTAGTTATCAGTAGGTGAATATCAAATGGGGTTAACTGTACAACGATTATTTGTTAATCAAGTCTAATAAATACTTTAAAAGGTTGATGCAAAGAGTTTTATTTAAATCCTTCTTCATTTGCCATCTGCATTGACTCTAAAGTGTTTTTCGAGTTGGTATGTTAGTGCCTTAGTGTTCGAATGAAACAACAGCCTCCTCACCGGGTTCAGACGGGAGTCAGACTGTTGGAGGCAGGTGTGTTATGGGATGTTTGTGCCTTGCAGGGCTTTGGGGAAGCGCCTTCTCCATACTCTTTAGTCGACTCATGCAGTCAAGCAGCAGGATGATCACCGTGACAGAGAAGCAGGGTAAGAGGCATTTCATGCTTtgagcgtgtgtgtatatacacacgTATAAACACATGGGGCCCTGTTTTAACAAACAAAAGCATACACTCTGCAGCACTCTGTGCATATTCTTTTACGGTATCAGAAGCCAACTTTTGTTAACGTCAGAAAAATAGTCACAGCACCAGGCACATGATCCAAAAGGGTTGCATTAAGTTTCGTAATTAGTCATGGGTGTGTTTGCGGCATCACATGCTATAAGCCAATCAGGGTGTCATCTCCCATTACCAGGTGGTCTTGTATCTTGGTAGTTTGCTAATATAATGGCAGATTTGCCAGGTAGTAGAAAAGCTTGTCAACACAACCATCTGAATGTATTCTGTGGGTGTTTTTCCCAGGGACACTGTACAGTTCAGTGCTTCTCAAATTGAAAGTTCTTGTTTTATCTCATCACCAGTCCCTGGCTTGCCTGATTATACCTATAGCAGTCTGCTATCTGGTTGGTGAAATTCATTGTGGGAATATAAGTTAAGCTTTTTATAAAGAACCTTTGTAGAAGTGGGGAGCGTGTGTGGTATAGGCGTGGCTGGTGTTGCGGTAGTATTTTATTGATACTGTGACAATTTCGTTTAGCGAAATTTATCGTGGGTGAACCCCCcggctgtgacgcccgctccgtccgctcctcgtgtgtgccacgccccctaattacccacgtgtgattccctgattgtgcccagtcgcgTCATGTTCTTTTCTGATTAGTTCCCTGTATATAAGTCTCTGTTGtacactaacccgttgtctgtcattgatgttactggTCTTAATCGATGTCCGTGTTCccaattaaaccctcgtttgccccattttctgcctgcctgcctgtttttgATTGCTCGCGCTGCCTGAGCAATCTTCCGTCCTGCGCTACTCGTGACACCGGCCCTATGCATAATTTTTTGTGGGAGAATTTTAACATGTAACTTAacccttgtcctgttcagcacATGAAAGTACAGTACAGGTGCAGATCTGGTGAACTGTCAAGTTTGGGATCTGGTAGATTATAcagattttatgtattttatggtTTTTGCAGTTAACTGGAGCTTGTgtgtgtacagtgtacagtgaaaAACAATCTTGGCAGCAGTAGCATTTGATTTCAGAAGAaaatcactgtgtgtgtgtctgtatgtgtgtctgattAACATTATATGGTAGTTACGTAGTTTTACCATTGGTGTGTCTGTTACAGTTACGACAGGGAAAATGTTGGTCATAGTGCAAATGAGAAAGTAATAATGGAGTATAATTCAGgcatataaagaatataaattatataaattacattttacGAAATGAACATTAAAACATACACAAAGAAATACAGTTAATTGCCTAATTGGTAGGGGAATGTGTAATGAATTGGTGAGGGTGCAGAATTAGGTGTGGGGGGAGTAGGGcttacgtgggggggggggggtgatgggggtGTCTGGAGAATACATGTGAAGTAGTATGTACTGTATAGTAtatatagtattatatactataCAGTAAATATCATTGAACATCCCAGTATCGTCAGTATTACCCACTTCACATGGCGGTGGccataatgttttggctcatcAGTGTATAAGACCTTGTGTCTGGgtaatatgtatataaatacatGAGCTCAGTGTCACCCATTGTAGTTTATAAACCCGTGAAATGTTTTGGTTTTACAGAAGGCTTGGTGTCTGACTGTCTTGTGGAAGAAGAAGACGAAGATGATGAGGAATATGAAGATGACCATGGTCAGAATCACATGGCGATATGTGTCCATTTCTCTCTGTGCAGATGTACTGTAAGACACATACTTGTTGGTTGCTATCGCTGTTTTCCAGTGTTCACAATGCAATTAtatgtaaagctgtttatctgggttgtATGTGTATGTCACATGCATAAGCTGCTGTCCACTGACCCGTGTAAACCCGTGTTTTTGCTTTTACAGAAAACGTGGAGTCTGCCTTtatggtgggaggagagaacttttacagtgaacTGGACCGAGGtcagacacacatgcagtgaACTCCAGAGTTAACGCACAGCTAAATGCTTTAGACCAGCAAAACTGCCAAAACTACTTCTTTTACGGAGGTGCTCACACTTGCTGATGATGCAGTGTCTTTGGTCCCGGCTGCTGCTTGCCCTCTTAATTCCTACGGAAGCAGTGAGGCTGCACTTAGTTTTTTGTATCTACCGAATTTTAAGACCGGCTAAGAAGCAGATGATTTTCTTAGTTTGATCTAAAAGGTAAAACCTTAGAAGTGAAAGAGGCTCTGCATCATTTTTCACATGGCTGTCTAAACCAAtgaaacaggaaatggctgTAGACAACGACGGAGCTCCTAGACGCTAAACATATCATCCTGACACGTTTATTTCCTCAGACATAGATAGAGTCCTTTGGTTTTATTTCTTcaagggtgccaataattttgcACATTTGTTTTATACCGTATATTCCTAAGATATGCCATCACCTTTGCAAGACTTATTTGttattaaatgaatagttagGTATTTCCTCAAATCGGAATCAATGTATTTATCTATATTATGTTAATGTTTTTGCTCATTTCCTTGAGGGATACCAGTATTTCTGGAGTTGACTGTACATACATATAAAGCTATTGATCTGGGTAGTATGTCATTTATTAACCTGTGAAATGCTTTGGTCTTCTAGCACTCCCTGTTGGTGGATCCATAGTTTTCCATTCTCTGAAGAGCGTCGGTAGGTATTCACCACGGCGGACTGTCACCAGTCCTCCGACCCAGTCATCTGCCCAGTATGACTTGGCCCTTGTCAGTCACTTAGATCTTTATTCCTGCCTATTTCATCTGTATTCAACATTCTGACTGTGAGTACCTAATGTCAGCTTATTGTCTATAATATCCCAGACCAAGACATGCTCCGTCTCCCATGGTATAATGAATAATATCCGCTTCACGTGGGACAGGTCATAATGTTTTGGTGTAtaaggctatttatctgggtagtatgTATATACAATATTTTACAGATGGCTTGGAGTCTGACAGTATTGAGGGAGATGAAAACATCGGCATGGAACCATGTTCAGGTGAGAACCTGGAGATGCAGGTTGTAAtactgtgcgtgtgtctgttttCCTTCTGTGTTTAATGGCAATTTATTTATACTGTATAGCAACCATAGTGCCGTAGCCAAAGTGCTTCACAATGAGCAatacaaaaaatgaaataaaaccacagcaaaacagattaaataatgaaaaacacTGAGATACAATTTGAAAaagcacaaaataaaacaaaatccaGCAGCATGTGCTGATAAGAGGGAACAGCACCTATATCACTGAACATCCCAGTGTCATGGTGTCGTCAGTATTACCTCCTTCACTTGGCGGTGGCCATACTGTTTGGCTCATCAGTGTATAAGACCTTGTGTCTGAGTAATATGTACATAAATACACGAGCTCAGTGTCACCCATTGTAGTTTATAAACCTGTGACATGTTTTGGTTTTACAGAAGGCTTGGAGTCTGATAGTTTTCAGGACATGGAACCAGGTTCAGGTGAGAAGCAGAAGGAGATGCAGGCTGTAATCCCGTGCAGGTCTCTGTTCAGCTGCACTGTATGGCACATACCTCCTGGCCACCACTGTGGTTTTTCTTCTGTGTCCGTAATGCAGCTCGGATTGTGGGGACCAGCTCTCAGACCTGGGCTCAACGCATGCTGGCCTGTATTGGCAATGCTCCGATCTTCAGACGCCGCGGGTCCCGGGCTGGCAAGGTGCACAACTTCATGCAGGGCTTAAAGCTGAGCCCCATTGTCCGTTGCTCAGCTCCTAAGGACTTCGTGAGCATGGCGGcggcggaggaggaggaggaggaggaggaggcggtaATGGTCAAAGGTCTGGCTCTGTTAAGTCTGTCTTTCTGACCAGAAACTCAGCAATGAAAGACGATGGAAACCATGACTGCAGAATAGGTAGAAACTGCCTCAATAAACTAGCAGTCTTCAAAGTAaatgcaaatggttcatgaagctctTGTGAGATGTTTTGGCATCATTGCTGGAAGGACTTGTAGCTAATATTGGGGAGAAGAAACACAAACAAAGCAAACCACACGCTAGACCGGAAAACATCTTTAGTgctcattttatgccattttgCTAAGTAAGAAGAACCTAATGTTGGACAGCCCAGTGGACATTGTTATCTTACACATCCTGGGTTTGAGGATCAAATCCTCCTCCCACTCCGTGAGTTACGTACAGTATCGATCCATGCTTTTTAATAACTGAGTAATCAAGTTTAATCGAGTAATCGTGACAGCATTAACTTAACACAGATATGTGAAtatgagtaaatacaaaatacttAAATTTACATGACATCCTGGTGACTGAATCATTATGAGTGAAACACAGCCACCCTTCAGACCATTTAACTTTAGGCATTTTAACCGTGTTTAAGATACAGTAGCTGCTAGATAACATTAAGCCAGATGCAGCCTCCCCACATCAGGGCAAGTGAGGTGCAGTGATGCTTTTTAACGCCTGAGCAGCACATCGCAAATATTTCCATTGACACGCATTTAAGTGGCACTGAAATCTGTGTTGCAGTAGGTCTGGTTCAGCCCTGTGTTTAACCAGAAAAGAAGCTGGGAGACCaggaaaaaatgcattttagccAAAAAGAGTTTACAGCTCAATATGAGACAAAGCTTTAAAAAGGATTAATCGAAAAAACTCTTTTTTGTACACCCCTAGTCAATAATTAACAGCTTCACACCTGCTGACTCTGTATTCCATACTCATTCTTATTGTATTCCATACTTACTGACACTCCATAAGCCCTCTTTTCTCTTTTATGAACCCTGGAAATAGACTCTACTGAATTTGATTGCATCCAAGACCCTTTGGACCTGACAACTAAGAAGATCCATGTGGTGGACAGTGGTCTTAGCTTTAACCTACCATACCCGCTCATCCTCAGGCCAGAGAGGGGTGTTGACCTCATAATATCGTTCGAATTTTCTGCTAGGAAGAGTGATTCCATGCCACCCTTTGAGGTCAGTGATCTGACAGTTAGAAGCTCAATATTCATGTTCTTGTTTGTCTACGATGAAAAATCTCAATGCATCAACATTATTATAACATAAGTTTAATTTATGACTTCAATAGCTTTGCTGTTCACCCTCGACCCTTATTTAATACATCCACCAATTATGAAGTTAAGAAATACTGACCTAAATTATTTTCCAAAATAATGTTCTgctagggcggcatggtggtgcagtggttagcactgttgtctcacacctctgggacccgggttcaagtctctacctgggttacgtgtgtggagtttgcatgttttccctgtgtcatcatggggtttcctccgggtactccggtttccccccacaatccaaaaacatgctgatgctaattggagtta is a window of Brienomyrus brachyistius isolate T26 chromosome 15, BBRACH_0.4, whole genome shotgun sequence DNA encoding:
- the LOC125709250 gene encoding cytosolic phospholipase A2-like yields the protein MVYYVENQHSHKFRVTVVRAENVTKGGWGDYLDIPDPYVELCVPAVSKTKKRTRHINNNVNPEWNETFEFILDPSQENVLEVTLMDANYVIDETLGTASFTVSDIEVGQTRLIPLLIGKATEVHLEMSLQVCSIKDLRLSLALCDKEKLFQEARRQKVMLGIQKLLKTEKSCFLPSTPQEVPVIAVMGSGGGFRAMVGFAGVMKALFESGVLDCTTYIAGLSGSTWYMSTLYSHPHFPTKSPGEINQELKKSVANSPMRLLTLQHISQYVHALQSKKTAGQPVTFTDVFGMFIGKALIPGYMDRTLSQMAEKVDDAQNPLPLFTSLHVKPDVSALSFADWVEFSPYEIGMVKYGTFMTPDLFGSKFFMGSVVKRFEESPLHFLMGLWGSAFSILFSRLMQSSSRMITVTEKQEGLVSDCLVEEEDEDDEEYEDDHENVESAFMVGGENFYSELDRALPVGGSIVFHSLKSVDGLESDSIEGDENIGMEPCSEGLESDSFQDMEPGSARIVGTSSQTWAQRMLACIGNAPIFRRRGSRAGKVHNFMQGLKLSPIVRCSAPKDFVSMAAAEEEEEEEEAVMVKDSTEFDCIQDPLDLTTKKIHVVDSGLSFNLPYPLILRPERGVDLIISFEFSARKSDSMPPFEELLLAEKWARLNKLPFPKIDPKVFDREGLKECYVFKPEDGQKNCPTIIHFVLANINFRNFKSPGLPRENGMEKQFADFNIFDDPQNTYSTFNFYYSNEAFARLHDLMEFNTLNNIEVIKDAIKDCILYRRENPSFFTLD